One stretch of Corynebacterium imitans DNA includes these proteins:
- a CDS encoding C40 family peptidase, protein MSTPTLGSALTQFAQHPTVDATLNVVKGSPIDPIYAMGKILGACPEPIPTLPPFSTPGFDDFGALAAMVGGDPQRFQEAAVSLAAQRDEISDLVVAGGVYVATAVAELVTTANSMVRNALAAAGAATVGGPLAQLAAAAPVVTAGLTRAGLILDTLGKDLDSLANQLNETTAARQAQQALKASPIAQQAEHTLRSLADAPQVTPTAASTDVAPPEPNQPVSDELGERPNAAGNAAVQAAKSQLGTPYVWGGSQPGGFDCSGLTSWAYNQAGVDIPRTAAEQAIGQQVAYEDLQEGDLVVWDGHVAMYAGDGMMIEAGDPVQLNPVRTENIGMPFRGFWRPTA, encoded by the coding sequence GTGAGCACACCAACACTCGGTAGCGCGCTCACCCAATTCGCGCAGCACCCCACGGTTGACGCCACGCTCAACGTGGTCAAAGGCTCCCCCATCGACCCGATCTACGCCATGGGCAAGATCCTCGGGGCATGCCCCGAGCCGATCCCCACCCTGCCGCCGTTTTCCACCCCGGGCTTCGACGACTTCGGCGCGCTCGCTGCAATGGTCGGCGGTGACCCGCAGCGCTTCCAGGAGGCCGCCGTGTCGCTCGCCGCGCAGCGCGACGAGATCAGCGACCTCGTCGTTGCGGGCGGCGTCTACGTCGCCACGGCAGTCGCCGAGCTCGTAACCACCGCCAATTCGATGGTGCGCAACGCGCTCGCCGCAGCTGGTGCCGCCACCGTGGGCGGCCCGCTCGCCCAACTCGCCGCAGCCGCGCCCGTCGTCACCGCCGGCCTGACCCGGGCGGGTCTCATCCTGGATACGCTCGGCAAGGATTTGGATAGCCTGGCCAACCAGCTCAATGAAACGACGGCGGCGCGTCAGGCACAGCAGGCGCTTAAGGCGTCGCCAATTGCCCAGCAGGCCGAGCATACGCTGCGCTCGCTTGCCGACGCCCCACAGGTCACCCCCACCGCCGCCTCCACAGATGTCGCCCCGCCGGAGCCGAACCAGCCGGTCTCCGACGAGCTGGGCGAGCGCCCCAACGCCGCGGGCAACGCCGCCGTCCAGGCAGCGAAGTCGCAGCTGGGCACCCCGTACGTGTGGGGCGGCAGCCAGCCGGGCGGCTTCGACTGTTCAGGACTGACCTCCTGGGCCTACAACCAGGCCGGGGTAGACATCCCGCGCACCGCCGCGGAACAAGCCATCGGCCAGCAGGTCGCCTACGAGGACCTGCAGGAAGGCGACCTGGTGGTGTGGGACGGGCACGTGGCCATGTACGCCGGGGACGGGATGATGATCGAGGCGGGCGACCCCGTCCAGCTCAACCCGGTGCGCACCGAAAACATCGGCATGCCGTTCCGTGGCTTCTGGCGGCCGACTGCCTAG
- the upp gene encoding uracil phosphoribosyltransferase yields MDITIVEHPLAASRLTIMRDERSNNAAFRAALADLGAMLIYEACRDLEVETFDTATPVATARGSRLRTPPIIVPIIRAGLGMIDPALSMIPDAQVGFIGMARNEETHEPVPYLEALPEDLSGQPVFLVDPMLATGGSLIHAIDLLVARGADDITCVCMVSAQPGVDKLKAHGGPVRLITAAIDPGLNEQAYIVPGLGDAGDRLYGPRNIDV; encoded by the coding sequence ATGGACATCACCATTGTGGAACACCCCCTGGCCGCCTCCCGCCTGACGATCATGCGCGACGAGCGCAGCAACAACGCCGCCTTCCGCGCCGCGCTCGCTGACCTCGGAGCCATGCTGATTTATGAGGCCTGCCGTGACCTCGAGGTGGAGACCTTTGACACCGCCACGCCCGTGGCCACCGCGCGCGGTTCGCGGCTGCGCACCCCGCCGATTATCGTGCCGATCATCCGCGCGGGTCTCGGCATGATCGACCCGGCGCTCTCGATGATTCCGGATGCGCAGGTCGGCTTCATCGGCATGGCGCGCAACGAGGAGACCCACGAGCCGGTGCCATACTTGGAGGCGCTGCCGGAGGACCTGTCCGGCCAGCCGGTGTTCTTGGTTGACCCGATGCTGGCCACCGGCGGTTCGCTCATCCACGCGATTGACCTGCTCGTGGCGCGCGGGGCGGACGATATTACGTGCGTGTGCATGGTGAGTGCGCAGCCGGGCGTCGATAAGCTCAAAGCTCACGGCGGGCCGGTCCGCCTGATTACTGCGGCGATTGACCCGGGCCTCAACGAGCAGGCCTACATCGTGCCGGGCCTGGGGGACGCGGGCGATCGCCTGTACGGGCCGCGCAACATCGACGTGTAA
- a CDS encoding NAD(P)H-quinone dehydrogenase → MSKKIVIVGGGPAGYEAALVASNYGAEIVVVEDQGAGGSAIRKDVVPSKSFIAGANIKTDLRRADDMGLNHGLGEAKLALSALNNRVVALAAEQSRDIREQLDRVGVQFIDGRARFTDEQKGHTTHSLEVELADGTTEEITCDMVLVCTGASPRVLKGAEPDGERILNWRQMYNLIEMPTHLIVVGSGVTGAEFVSAFAELGVKVTMVASRNRILPHDDADAADVLETVLGNLGVQLEKDARVERVENTGDGVIVHTTDGRAIEGSHVMMSIGSIPNTADLNLEAAGVETTPSGHIHVDRVSRTNVAGIYAAGDCTDLMPLASVAAQQGRIAVDHALGEGVKPLRIKTVGNAVFTRPEIAAVGVTEQEIKDGKIAADVYKLPLATNARAKMRSLQHGFVKIFARKGSGQVVGGVIVAPTASELIHSLTIAVANNLTVAQLANSMAVYPSLSGSVTEAARRLVKKSDLD, encoded by the coding sequence GTGTCGAAGAAGATCGTCATTGTTGGTGGAGGCCCGGCGGGCTACGAGGCGGCGCTGGTCGCCTCGAACTACGGCGCGGAGATCGTCGTGGTGGAAGACCAGGGGGCTGGCGGTTCGGCGATCCGGAAGGACGTCGTGCCGTCGAAAAGCTTCATTGCGGGCGCCAACATTAAGACGGACTTGCGCCGCGCCGACGACATGGGGCTCAACCACGGCCTGGGCGAGGCGAAGCTGGCGCTGAGCGCGCTGAACAACCGTGTCGTGGCGTTGGCCGCCGAACAATCGCGCGACATCCGCGAGCAGCTCGACCGCGTGGGCGTGCAGTTTATCGACGGGCGGGCGCGCTTTACCGACGAGCAGAAGGGCCACACCACCCACAGCCTCGAGGTCGAGCTTGCCGACGGCACGACCGAGGAAATCACCTGCGACATGGTACTCGTCTGCACCGGCGCGAGCCCGCGCGTGCTCAAGGGTGCGGAGCCGGACGGGGAGCGCATCCTCAACTGGCGCCAGATGTACAACCTGATCGAGATGCCCACCCACTTGATCGTGGTCGGCTCCGGTGTCACCGGTGCGGAGTTCGTCTCCGCCTTCGCCGAGCTGGGTGTGAAGGTGACCATGGTCGCCTCGCGCAACCGCATTCTGCCGCACGACGACGCGGATGCCGCCGACGTGCTCGAGACCGTCCTGGGCAACCTGGGTGTGCAGCTGGAGAAGGATGCGCGCGTCGAGCGCGTGGAAAACACCGGTGACGGCGTGATCGTCCACACCACCGACGGGCGCGCCATCGAGGGCTCGCACGTGATGATGTCGATTGGCTCGATCCCGAACACCGCCGACCTGAACCTGGAAGCTGCGGGCGTGGAGACCACCCCGTCCGGCCACATCCACGTCGACCGTGTTTCCCGCACCAACGTCGCCGGTATCTACGCAGCGGGCGACTGCACCGACCTCATGCCGCTCGCCTCTGTCGCCGCGCAGCAAGGCCGCATCGCCGTCGACCACGCGCTCGGCGAGGGCGTGAAACCGCTGCGCATCAAGACTGTCGGCAACGCCGTGTTCACCCGCCCGGAGATCGCGGCGGTGGGCGTGACCGAGCAGGAGATCAAGGACGGCAAGATCGCCGCCGACGTGTACAAGCTGCCGCTGGCCACCAACGCGCGCGCGAAGATGCGCTCGCTGCAGCACGGCTTTGTCAAGATCTTCGCCCGCAAGGGCTCCGGCCAGGTCGTCGGTGGCGTGATCGTCGCGCCGACCGCCTCCGAGCTCATCCACTCGCTGACCATCGCGGTGGCGAACAACCTCACTGTCGCGCAGCTGGCCAATTCCATGGCGGTCTACCCGTCGCTGTCCGGCTCCGTGACGGAGGCGGCGCGCCGCCTGGTGAAGAAGTCAGATCTGGACTAG
- the prpD gene encoding 2-methylcitrate dehydratase PrpD: MINHEVRTRKSADDFPIEEHLAYKVAKVAADPVEVPEDTREMIINRIIDNASVAVASYGRRPVATARAMAEAHPVAEGGAQIFGIDGSFSAEWAAFANGTAVRELDFHDTFLAAEYSHPGDNIPALLAVAQHKGLDGKALIRGIATGYEIQVNLVKGICLHEWKIDHVAHLGPSVAAGIGTMLELDVDTIYQAVGQALHTTTATRQSRKGLISSWKASAPAFAGKMGIEAVDRTMRGEGAPAPIWEGEDGFIAWMLHSPERTYIVPLPADGEAKRAILETYTKEHSAEYQAQAPIDLARRMKQTIADAGKSTADIESIVLHTSHHTHYVIGTGANDPQKMDPTASRETLDHSIMYMFAVALEDGTWHHVNSYTPERAGRKETVELWHKISTVEDEEWTRRYHSQDPNEKAFGCRAVITFADGTVIEDEMAVADAHPFGARPFERENYITKFRTLAEGIVTPEEQDRFLAAVQDLENLKDLSELNVVVNDEAKANAPEIPGGIF, from the coding sequence ATGATCAACCATGAAGTTCGCACCCGGAAGTCCGCCGACGACTTCCCCATCGAAGAGCACCTTGCGTACAAGGTGGCCAAGGTTGCCGCTGACCCGGTCGAGGTTCCGGAAGACACCCGCGAGATGATCATCAACCGCATCATCGACAACGCGTCGGTCGCGGTCGCCTCCTACGGCCGCCGTCCCGTCGCCACCGCCCGCGCGATGGCCGAGGCGCACCCGGTCGCCGAGGGTGGCGCGCAGATCTTCGGCATCGACGGTTCCTTCTCCGCAGAGTGGGCCGCCTTCGCCAACGGCACTGCCGTGCGTGAGCTGGACTTCCACGACACCTTCCTCGCCGCCGAGTACTCCCACCCGGGCGACAACATCCCGGCGCTGCTCGCCGTGGCCCAGCACAAGGGTCTCGACGGCAAGGCGCTGATCCGCGGCATCGCCACCGGCTACGAGATCCAGGTCAACCTGGTCAAGGGCATCTGCCTGCACGAGTGGAAGATCGACCACGTCGCCCACCTCGGCCCGTCGGTTGCCGCAGGTATCGGCACCATGCTCGAGTTGGACGTGGACACCATCTACCAGGCCGTCGGCCAGGCGCTGCACACCACGACCGCGACCCGTCAGTCCCGCAAGGGCCTGATCTCCTCCTGGAAGGCCTCCGCCCCGGCGTTCGCCGGCAAGATGGGCATCGAAGCCGTCGACCGCACCATGCGCGGCGAGGGTGCCCCGGCCCCGATCTGGGAGGGCGAGGACGGCTTCATCGCCTGGATGCTGCACTCCCCGGAGCGCACCTACATCGTCCCGCTGCCCGCAGACGGCGAGGCCAAGCGCGCAATCCTGGAGACCTACACCAAGGAGCACTCCGCCGAGTACCAGGCGCAGGCCCCGATCGACCTGGCGCGCCGCATGAAGCAGACCATCGCCGATGCCGGCAAGTCCACCGCCGACATCGAATCGATCGTCCTGCACACCTCGCACCACACCCACTACGTCATCGGCACCGGCGCGAACGACCCGCAGAAGATGGACCCCACCGCATCCCGCGAAACCCTGGACCACTCGATTATGTACATGTTCGCCGTCGCGCTCGAGGACGGCACCTGGCACCACGTCAACTCCTACACCCCGGAGCGCGCCGGCCGGAAGGAAACCGTCGAGCTGTGGCACAAGATCTCCACGGTCGAAGACGAGGAGTGGACCCGCCGCTACCACTCGCAGGACCCGAACGAGAAGGCCTTCGGCTGCCGCGCCGTGATCACCTTCGCGGATGGCACCGTCATCGAAGACGAGATGGCAGTTGCCGACGCCCACCCGTTCGGTGCCCGCCCGTTCGAGCGCGAAAACTACATCACCAAGTTCCGCACCCTGGCCGAGGGCATCGTCACCCCGGAGGAGCAGGACCGCTTCCTCGCAGCCGTGCAGGACCTGGAAAACCTGAAAGACCTGTCCGAGCTCAACGTCGTGGTGAACGACGAAGCGAAGGCAAACGCACCTGAGATCCCGGGAGGTATCTTCTAA
- a CDS encoding short-chain fatty acyl-CoA regulator family protein: MAKHYAGARIHTLRTTEGLTQVDMARKLGISTSYLNQLENDQRPLTVTVLLQLTQVFGLDASYFSPASEQRVAGELAELLPGVPDADLADIALRYPAVAEGIKALPALLAGTANNPHIVVRDFFQQHNNYFHDLDCAAEDFAAGAHARQLRLTRIAGALDRDYGYTVRFNQATAGERSLADAASREIRVRAGLTEAQQCFELSYHYARIAHRPLLDAHVSPIAAPRARQLARHGLAQYFAAAVTMPYSLFLEAAEETRYDIDVISARFGTGFESTCQRLGTLQRPGAAAIPFVFIRTDRAGNISKRQSTTSFHFSQRGGTCPLWVVHRAFETPNRVTRQVSVMPDGRTYMWVARMVQGPAVEFGAPRKENAVTLGCNAAHADRMVYADGLDLSPDSATPIGPGCETCPRHECPQRAFPAL, encoded by the coding sequence ATGGCCAAGCACTACGCGGGGGCAAGAATTCACACGCTGCGTACCACCGAAGGGCTCACCCAGGTGGACATGGCGCGCAAACTCGGCATCTCCACCAGCTACCTCAACCAGCTCGAAAACGACCAGCGGCCACTCACCGTGACCGTGCTTTTGCAACTCACCCAGGTGTTCGGCCTCGACGCCAGCTACTTCTCCCCCGCCTCCGAACAGCGAGTCGCCGGCGAGCTCGCAGAGCTGCTTCCCGGCGTCCCCGACGCCGACCTCGCAGACATCGCCCTGCGCTACCCCGCCGTCGCCGAAGGCATCAAAGCGCTGCCCGCACTACTCGCCGGTACCGCCAACAACCCGCACATCGTGGTCCGCGACTTCTTCCAGCAGCACAACAACTACTTCCACGACCTCGACTGCGCCGCCGAAGACTTCGCCGCCGGCGCCCACGCCCGCCAACTGCGGCTCACCCGCATCGCCGGCGCGCTCGACCGCGACTACGGCTACACCGTCCGCTTCAACCAGGCAACCGCCGGCGAGCGCTCACTCGCGGATGCCGCAAGCCGCGAAATCCGCGTCCGCGCCGGGCTCACCGAAGCCCAGCAGTGCTTCGAGCTGTCCTACCACTACGCGCGCATCGCGCACCGCCCGCTTCTCGACGCCCACGTCTCCCCCATCGCCGCCCCCCGCGCCCGCCAACTCGCCCGCCACGGACTCGCGCAATACTTCGCCGCCGCCGTCACCATGCCGTACTCGCTCTTCCTGGAGGCGGCCGAGGAGACCCGCTACGACATCGACGTCATCTCCGCCCGCTTCGGCACCGGCTTCGAGTCGACCTGCCAGCGCCTCGGCACCCTGCAGCGCCCCGGCGCCGCCGCAATCCCCTTCGTGTTCATCCGCACCGACCGGGCGGGCAACATTTCGAAGCGGCAGTCCACCACCTCGTTCCACTTCTCACAGCGCGGAGGCACCTGCCCCCTGTGGGTCGTGCACCGCGCCTTCGAAACGCCAAACCGCGTCACCCGGCAGGTCTCCGTCATGCCCGACGGGCGCACGTACATGTGGGTGGCGCGGATGGTGCAGGGCCCCGCCGTGGAATTCGGCGCGCCCCGGAAAGAAAACGCGGTGACGCTCGGCTGCAACGCAGCCCACGCCGACCGCATGGTCTACGCCGACGGGCTCGACCTCTCACCGGACTCCGCCACCCCGATCGGGCCCGGCTGCGAGACTTGCCCGCGGCACGAATGCCCGCAGCGGGCGTTCCCAGCGCTGTGA
- the prpB gene encoding methylisocitrate lyase, translating into MFAPEKTPHERRKALRESLAAETITKLPGAFNPLTARLIEDIGAFEGVYVSGAVVANDLGLPDIGLTTLSEVANRGGQIARATNLPVLIDADTGFGEPMSAARTVAEFEAAGLAALHLEDQVNPKRCGHLDGKEVVPRDLMVRRITAAVRERSDDQFVICARTDAAGIEGIDEAIERAKAYADAGADLIFTEALYSEEDFAKFRAAVDTPLLANMTEFGKTELLSAETLQNLGYNAVIWPVTTFRIAMGQTEAMLRDIAETGIQTEWLDKMQHRSRLYELVRYNEYNQFDQSVFTYSKDSYKSTFE; encoded by the coding sequence ATGTTTGCACCAGAAAAAACGCCGCATGAGCGTCGTAAAGCACTGCGCGAATCGCTCGCCGCGGAGACCATCACGAAGCTGCCGGGCGCGTTCAACCCACTGACCGCGCGCCTGATCGAGGACATCGGCGCCTTCGAAGGCGTCTACGTCTCCGGCGCAGTGGTGGCCAACGACCTGGGCCTGCCTGACATCGGCCTGACCACCCTGTCTGAGGTGGCCAACCGCGGCGGCCAGATCGCGCGCGCCACCAACCTGCCGGTGCTCATCGACGCTGATACCGGCTTCGGCGAGCCTATGAGCGCCGCCCGCACCGTCGCCGAGTTCGAAGCCGCCGGCTTGGCCGCGCTGCACCTGGAGGACCAGGTCAACCCGAAGCGCTGCGGCCACCTCGACGGCAAGGAGGTCGTGCCGCGCGACCTGATGGTCCGTCGCATCACCGCCGCGGTGCGCGAGCGCTCCGACGACCAGTTCGTCATCTGCGCCCGCACGGACGCCGCCGGCATCGAAGGCATCGACGAGGCCATCGAGCGCGCGAAAGCCTACGCGGATGCGGGCGCGGACCTCATCTTCACCGAGGCGCTGTACTCGGAGGAGGACTTTGCAAAGTTCCGCGCCGCCGTCGACACGCCGCTTTTGGCCAACATGACGGAGTTCGGCAAGACCGAGCTGCTCTCGGCAGAGACGCTGCAGAACCTCGGCTACAACGCCGTGATCTGGCCGGTGACCACCTTCCGCATCGCCATGGGCCAGACCGAGGCGATGCTGCGTGACATCGCAGAAACCGGCATCCAGACCGAATGGCTGGACAAGATGCAGCACCGCTCGCGCCTCTACGAGCTGGTCCGCTACAACGAGTACAACCAGTTCGACCAGTCCGTCTTCACCTACTCCAAGGACAGCTACAAGTCCACCTTCGAGTAG
- a CDS encoding bifunctional 2-methylcitrate synthase/citrate synthase, whose amino-acid sequence MSDQEIRKGLAGVVADYTAISKVNPETNSLLYQGYPVQELAENCTFEEVAYLLWHGELPDEAGREEFRNGCMTNRDIDEELIQVINFLPKDCHPMDVLRTAVSFLGTRDEYKFTPNSEHIRKIGTQLLAQLPTVVATDIRRRQGKDYIAPTKDKGFAENFLWMVFGDEEGSPATIKSDIEAFEKSLILYAEHSFNASTFTARTVTSTQADAWSAITAAIGALKGPLHGGANEFVMHNMVDVGSPENAEEWTLNKLKNKELVMGFGHRVYKKGDSRVPTMEAAFKKLAAEHPEKDAQKWVEIYDIMAKTMYENTSIKIRPNLDFPSGPAYYILGFDIEFFTPLFVMARITGWIAHIIEQYENNSLIRPLSAYNGPEERHL is encoded by the coding sequence ATGTCTGATCAGGAAATCCGCAAGGGCCTCGCCGGCGTCGTCGCCGACTACACCGCCATCTCTAAGGTCAACCCGGAGACCAACTCGCTGCTGTACCAGGGCTACCCGGTCCAGGAGCTGGCCGAGAACTGCACCTTCGAGGAGGTCGCCTACCTGCTGTGGCACGGCGAGCTGCCGGACGAGGCAGGCCGCGAGGAGTTCCGCAACGGCTGCATGACCAACCGCGACATCGACGAGGAGCTCATCCAGGTCATCAACTTCCTGCCGAAGGACTGCCACCCGATGGACGTGCTGCGCACCGCAGTGTCCTTCCTGGGCACCCGCGACGAGTACAAGTTCACCCCGAACTCTGAGCACATCCGCAAGATCGGTACCCAGCTGCTCGCCCAGCTGCCCACCGTTGTGGCCACCGACATCCGCCGCCGCCAGGGCAAGGACTACATCGCCCCGACCAAGGACAAGGGCTTCGCCGAGAACTTCCTCTGGATGGTCTTCGGCGACGAGGAGGGCTCCCCGGCCACCATCAAGTCCGACATCGAGGCTTTTGAGAAGTCGCTCATCCTGTACGCGGAGCACTCCTTCAACGCTTCCACCTTCACCGCGCGCACCGTCACCTCCACGCAGGCGGATGCCTGGTCCGCCATCACCGCGGCCATCGGCGCGCTGAAGGGCCCGCTGCACGGCGGCGCGAACGAGTTCGTCATGCACAACATGGTCGATGTCGGCTCGCCGGAGAACGCGGAGGAGTGGACGCTGAACAAGCTGAAGAACAAGGAGCTCGTCATGGGCTTCGGCCACCGCGTCTACAAGAAGGGCGACTCGCGCGTGCCCACTATGGAGGCCGCTTTCAAGAAGCTGGCTGCCGAGCACCCGGAGAAGGACGCCCAGAAGTGGGTGGAGATCTACGACATCATGGCCAAGACCATGTACGAGAACACCTCCATCAAGATCCGCCCGAACCTGGACTTCCCGTCCGGCCCGGCCTACTACATCCTGGGCTTCGACATCGAGTTCTTCACCCCGCTGTTCGTCATGGCGCGCATCACCGGCTGGATCGCTCACATCATTGAGCAGTACGAGAACAACTCCCTGATCCGCCCGCTGTCCGCCTACAACGGCCCGGAGGAGCGTCACCTCTAA
- a CDS encoding amidohydrolase — protein sequence MAETASIAAAVDAWVTQHHDEVLGWRRHLHSHPELSNEEVETTKFLHDVLVAHGLQPVPFPGTGLYVDIGPETGDRLAFRADIDALKVTEQTGLPFASTVQGISHACGHDVHTTVALALACALADVDLPHGVRIIFQPAEEVMGGGALDVIKWGGLEGVRTIYALHAEPKLRVGQVGVRAGAITSASDVLRLRVEGPGGHTSRPQLTADVVYALGALITQLPALLSRRVDPRTGTVLVFGHVDAGDAPNAIPKAGVLEGTIRTADITTWRGLEDLLTDLIDLVVAPTGCTYHLDYVRGVPPVLNDDAATALAATAGRAVDPHAIVTAPQSSGGEDFSWYLEHVPGAMVRLGAWSGAGEKYDLHQGNLNIDERAIAVGVRFFGSVVEQYFNAQSASPAPGR from the coding sequence GTGGCAGAAACGGCATCAATCGCCGCGGCCGTCGACGCTTGGGTGACGCAGCACCACGACGAGGTTTTGGGGTGGCGTCGCCATCTGCACTCGCACCCGGAGCTGTCCAACGAAGAGGTGGAGACCACCAAGTTCCTCCACGATGTGCTGGTCGCGCACGGTCTGCAGCCCGTGCCCTTTCCCGGCACCGGTCTGTACGTGGACATCGGCCCGGAGACGGGGGATCGCCTCGCGTTTCGCGCGGACATCGACGCGCTGAAGGTCACTGAGCAGACCGGTCTGCCTTTCGCCTCGACGGTGCAGGGGATCTCCCACGCCTGCGGCCACGACGTGCACACCACCGTGGCCTTGGCGCTCGCCTGCGCGCTTGCCGACGTCGACCTGCCCCACGGCGTCCGCATCATCTTCCAGCCGGCCGAAGAGGTCATGGGCGGCGGCGCGCTCGACGTGATCAAGTGGGGCGGGCTCGAAGGCGTGCGCACCATCTACGCGCTGCACGCGGAGCCGAAGCTGCGCGTTGGCCAGGTCGGTGTGCGCGCCGGGGCGATCACCTCGGCCTCGGACGTGCTGCGCCTGCGGGTCGAAGGCCCGGGCGGGCACACCTCGCGCCCGCAGCTGACGGCCGATGTGGTCTACGCGCTCGGCGCGCTGATCACCCAGCTGCCCGCGCTGCTCTCGCGCCGTGTGGACCCGCGCACCGGCACGGTGCTGGTCTTCGGGCACGTGGATGCGGGCGACGCGCCGAACGCGATCCCGAAGGCGGGCGTGCTGGAGGGCACGATCCGCACCGCGGATATCACCACCTGGCGCGGCCTGGAGGACCTGCTCACGGACCTGATCGACCTGGTCGTCGCCCCGACTGGCTGCACGTACCACCTCGACTACGTGCGCGGGGTGCCGCCGGTGCTGAACGACGACGCGGCGACCGCCCTTGCCGCCACCGCCGGCCGCGCAGTCGACCCGCACGCGATCGTCACGGCCCCGCAGTCCTCCGGCGGGGAGGACTTCTCTTGGTACCTCGAACACGTCCCGGGCGCGATGGTGCGCCTCGGTGCGTGGAGCGGAGCGGGCGAGAAGTACGACCTGCACCAGGGCAACCTGAACATCGACGAGCGCGCGATTGCCGTCGGCGTGCGCTTCTTCGGCTCGGTGGTGGAGCAGTACTTCAACGCACAATCAGCGTCGCCTGCGCCTGGCCGGTAG